In a genomic window of Sutcliffiella sp. FSL R7-0096:
- a CDS encoding YhdB family protein encodes MSTVDYDRALYYTHRSEWDNLLILMVRTKDDFLSKNIEHFLHSYNFSKDYKEIEKNLYQLLRYIDHAVTRSTEDQLDEISHGYMV; translated from the coding sequence TATGACCGAGCGTTATACTACACGCACCGCTCAGAATGGGATAACCTGCTTATCCTGATGGTGCGGACAAAAGATGACTTCCTCTCCAAAAATATCGAGCATTTTCTTCACTCCTACAATTTCTCTAAGGACTACAAGGAGATCGAGAAGAACCTGTATCAGTTATTACGATATATTGATCACGCTGTAACAAGGAGCACAGAAGATCAATTGGATGAGATTAGTCACGGATATATGGTGTAA
- a CDS encoding NADPH-dependent FMN reductase codes for MKILAINGSPRKSGRTGIAARSLNKKYGVEIIDLSEGDIPLYNGEADQAELDNVKSLREKVKEADAVLLLSPEYHSGMSGALKNALDFLGSEQFHSKPVGLLAVAGGGKGGINALNNMRVVGRGVYANVIPRQLVLDPHCFDYENDTVNEESAELVDALYKELVTYVKMREYLLQSEEA; via the coding sequence ATGAAAATTTTAGCGATCAATGGGAGTCCAAGAAAAAGTGGGCGGACAGGAATAGCTGCAAGATCTTTAAATAAGAAATATGGTGTAGAAATTATTGATTTAAGCGAGGGGGACATCCCATTATATAACGGTGAGGCTGATCAGGCAGAGCTTGATAATGTAAAATCCTTAAGGGAGAAGGTGAAAGAGGCAGATGCTGTCTTGTTACTTTCCCCTGAATACCATAGCGGTATGAGCGGTGCACTAAAAAACGCGTTAGATTTCCTTGGTAGTGAGCAGTTTCACAGCAAGCCTGTCGGTTTATTGGCAGTAGCTGGCGGTGGAAAAGGTGGAATCAATGCATTGAACAATATGCGTGTGGTGGGCCGTGGAGTATATGCCAATGTGATACCAAGACAGCTGGTTCTGGATCCGCATTGCTTTGATTATGAAAATGACACCGTGAATGAAGAGAGTGCGGAACTGGTTGATGCGTTATATAAAGAATTAGTAACGTATGTGAAAATGCGTGAATACTTGTTGCAGAGTGAAGAGGCCTGA